The Oceaniferula marina region CTGACTCCTCATAGTTCGTCGGATACAGGAACTGTGAGTGGGGTGATCAGTGGTGATTATGGAATTGAAAAAACAGGATCAGGCACGTTGAATTTAACGAATGCGAACACGTATACCGGAGATACTCATATCAAAGCGGGATCGCTCGTTCTCGGAGCGAGTGGTTCGATTGCGAGTTCACCAACGATCGCCATCGATAGTGGAGCGGAATTTGATGTTTCAGCTGTTACAGACTTTTCACTTGGTGCTGGTCAGACTCTATCCGGATCGGGTGACATTGTGGGTGATGTCGGCGTAAGCGGAACCATTGCCCCAGGCATGAGCCCGGGCACGATGAGCTATGGCGGAGCACTGGTTCTCTTTGATGGCTCCACACTGGATATCGAATTGAATGGAGCAGACAATACGACAGGAAGTTCGGTGAACGACCTGATAACGGTTGCTGGAAATCTCGAGTTTGAAGGTACGGTTAAGGTGGATGTCACTGAGTTGGCTGCATTCAATGCTGTGGCTAAGGATACACGGTGGGTCTTCATCACTTATGAAGGAGCCTTGGTAGGAGGTGAAAATCTGGTTCTGGGTGATCTTCCTTCATTGACCCTTGATCCGGCTGTATTGAATCCTCATTTTGCATTGGATACTAGCACCATGGGTGAAATTGCCTTGATTGCTGTCCCTGAGCCAAGCTCAGCTGCCTTACTCGCATTGGGAGGTCTGGCCCTCACCCTGCGCCGCAGAAAGTAGCCCTCGTAGCACAAACGCATTTCATGACCCGCTTTTCATGGGAAAGCGGGTCATTGTTTTTAGCTGTGACCGGGCGTTGTAAAAAAGCCGCGGACCTGATTGGACTGCGGCTTGAAGAAATGATACCACTCTCCCAGTTAAATTGGCAGAATGGTTTGAGTTTAAGATGATGAATCAGTCAGCAAGCTGAATGGCAAGGGGGCACTGAATCTTTTAGATTTTACCGTTGTTGCGCGTTTGCTGCTCGCCGCCGCTCGCACCCTTCGGGCAACCCCTTCGGGATTGGCTATCTCGCTCCGCTTGGTTGTTGCATAGCCCGCTATGCGCCTTCCTTGCGCCTAGTTAAAATCGAAAACCTTCAGTGCCATTCAGCCAATTTAACTGATCAAATGGTATGATTGGCTCAAAAAGAGCGATGTGTGATGGCACTTTAGGAGGTTACCGCGCCGCGGTTGTCATCGAGTCCTGATTTTTCAAGGTAGTAGTCGTAACCGCCGGCGTAGCGGGTGAGTTTACCGTTATCGACGTGCAGGGTGGTATCGGCGAGGTTGCGGATGAAGTGGACATCGTGGGAGATGAACACCAGCGTTCCTTCGTAGTGTTTGAGTGCCTGGACGAGAGCCTCGATGGAAATGATATCGAGGTGGGTGGTGGGCTCGTCCATCAGCAGGAGGTTGGGAGGGTTCACCAGGAACTTGACCAGATTGAGGCGGGATTTTTCACCACCGGAAAGCACGCGGACTTTTTTGTGTACATCGGCGCGGCGGAAGAGGAAGGATCCCAGAATGGAACGGGCTTCATCTTCACGCATGTCGCCACCACTGGCCATGACTTCTTCGAGCACGGTATTGGCCTCGTCCATGGACTCGGTCCGGTGCTGGGAGTAGTAGCCAAGGTTGGTGTTGTAGCCGCATTTGCGCTCTCCGCTGTCAAATTCAAGCTGTCCGGCGAGGATTTTCAGCAGGGTGGATTTACCGGCACCGTTCGGGCCGACGAGCACCATGCGGTCGCCACGTTCGATGGTGAGGTCGAGACTTTCGTATATGACTTTGTCGCCGTAGGCTTTGTGGACTTTTTCCAGCTCGATGACTTTTTGGTTGGAACGTTTTGGCTGGGGGAAGGAAAATTTGAAGACCTTGCGTGGCGCGATGGGTTTCGGCAGGCGCTTCATTTTTTCGAGTGTCTTTATCCGGCTTTGCACCTGGGCGGCCTTGGAGGTGACCGAGCGGAAGCGGTCGATGAATTCCTGCACGCGTTCGATTTCCTTGTTTTGGTTCCGGTAGGCCTGCACCTTTTGCTGGTAGCGTTTGTTACGCTGTTCGAGGTAGGAGGTGTAGTTGCCGGTGTAGGAGATGAGCTTTTCTTCGTCGATCTCGTAGACGGTTTCGATGAGTTCATCCATGAAGTCGCGGTCGTGCGAAATCATCAAGAGGGCACCGGGGTAGTTTTTAAGATACCGCTGAAGCCAGATCAGGGCCATCAGGTCGAGGTGGTTGGTGGGCTCGTCGAGCATCAGCAAATCGGGCTCCTTGACCAGAAGCTGGGCAAGGTGGGCACGCATGATCCAGCCTCCCGAGAATTTGTTGGCGGGCTGGTCGTAGGCATCGGCCTCAAAGCCGAGGCCTGCGAGGATTTTTTTTGCCTTGGGTTCGAGAGCGTAGCCGTTGTTGGCATCAAAGTGGTCTTGGGCAGCGTGGTAGTCGGCATCATCCGTGGTGCCGGCCGCTTCGTGTTCACGCATGGTGCGGATCGCTTTGGCCATTTCGGGCGTGGTGCTGATGGCGATTTCGAGAATCGTTTCATCACCCGGGTCACCTGCTTCCTGAGCGAGGTAGCCGGTGATGGCGTATTCATCGAGGTCGATTTTGCCGCTGTCCGGCTTATCTTCCTTGAGAATCTGTTTAAAAAGAGTGGACTTGCCGGCACCATTGGGACCCACGAGGGCAACACGCTCGCCCCAGTTGATGGTCATATCTGCATCCTCAAAGAGGGTGCGTCCGCCGAGTGTTTTGGTGAGTTTACGTATGATGAGCACGGGGGGGTGCTAAGTGGAAATTGGGGCTTTGTCAACCCTATGAGCGAGGCTTTGTGACTGAGGCTGAATCGGTAATAGACCGCTGAGGATTAGTTGATTGTGGTTGGTCTGCTTGGTGACCTTGCGATTTTGACGGGAGAATACGAAATCATATGAGTTCACGCAAAGACTCCAAGACTCCAAGACTCCAAGACGCCAAGACGCCAAGACGCCAAGACGCCAAGACTCCAAGACTCCAAGACTCCAAGACTCCAAGACTCCAAGACTTGTGTTTAGAACCCAGGCAAGGCTCAGGTTTTTTCAACCTAGGGTTTTGCTTAAGTGAACGCTGGTTGAAGGAGGTCCTATGATTCCGCCATTCCTCATCAGCGCGCCATCCAGCCTCCGTCGACGACGAGGATTTCTCCATTGACGTAGTTGGCTGCCTCCGAAGCTAAAAACACAGCAGGACCGACAAAGTCCTCGGGTTTACCCCAACGCCCGGCAGGGATGCGGGAGAGGATTTGTTCAGAACGGACCGGGTCCTCCTGAAGGGCCTGAGTGTTGTCGGTGGCGATGTAACCGGGAGCGATGGCATTGACGTTGATGCCTTTGCCAGCCCATTCGTTGGCAAGGGCTTTGGTCAGTTGGCCAATGCCTCCTTTGGAGGCTGCGTAGCCGGGCACGGTGATCCCCCCTTGGAAGGTGAGCAGGGAGGCAGTGAAGATGATTTTTCCACTGCCGCGCTGGATCATGGCGGCCCCGAATTCACGGCTGATGACAAACTGGGCGTTGAGATTGACCTCAATGACTTGGTCCCAGAAATCGTCCGGGTGTTCGGCAGCGGGTGCGCGCATGATGGTTCCTGCATTGTTGACCAGGATGTCAGGAGCTCCGTGTTCTTTGAGGACTTGTGCGGTGAACGCCTTGACGGCAGCGCGATCGGAAAAATCGCAGGTATAAGCGGTGAAGGTACGACCCAGATCAGTCACTGCCTTTTCCACGGCACTACCGTCTTTTTCAAGACTGGCAGAGACACCGATGATGTTGGCTCCGGCTTCGGCGAGCCCTTTGGCCATAGCCATGCCGATGCCTCGTTTGCAACCGGTGACGAGGGCGGTTTTTCCTTCCAGATTAAATAGCTTCATGACTCTAGGATATTGAAATTAACGAAGCTCGGTGATGGCAAATCCGTCCATGTCGTCGAAGCGTTGGTTTTCTCCACCCATGCCCCAGGCAAACGAGTAGGAGCCGGTGCCGGCACCACTATGGATCGACCAGGATGGGGAGAGCACGGCATGTTTTTCCTGCATCCAAAGCACTCTGGTTTCTTGAGGTTTACCCATGAAGTGTGCCACTTGGTGGTTTTCGGCGATGTCAAAGTAGCAGTAAACTTCTGAGCGGCGGTCGTGGGTGTGTGGCGGCATGGTGTTCCAGACGCTTCCGGATTGCAGCACGGTGAAGCCCATGACAAGCTGGCAGGATTGGAGACCGTTTTCGTGGATGTATTGGTAGAGGTGGCGTTCGTTGGATTCTTCGGGCGAGCCGAGCTCGAGTTTGTTGGCATCCTCGATTTTTGCGTGGGCGGTCGGGTAGCTGGTATGTGCTGGGTAACTGAGAAGGTAAAACTGTGCTGGTGCTTCGCCATTTTCCGATTGGAAGCTGATCGTTTGACTTCCTTTGCCGACGTAGAGGCATTCCAGTTTTTCGAGTGGGTAGCTGGTTCCATCGACGGTGATCGATCCCTTGTTGCCGAAGTTGATAACGCCGAGTTCACGTCTTTGACAAAAATAGTCAGAGCGCAACTGGTCGCCAGCTTTCAAGGTCAGAGGTGTGTCCGTGGGAACGGCCGAGCCGACGATGGCACGGTCCAGATCAGTGTAAACGAGTTGGAGCTCATTGATGTTGAACAAATCTTCGAGGATGTAGGAGTCGCGGAGTTGCTGGGTATCAGCATGGCGCATGGCGTCGAAGCAGCGGGTGGTGTGGCTATTCATAATTAATGGGTTGTAAATGGTGTGTTGTCAGAGGTTCTGATTACTGGACAAGGATGGGGTGCGTAATGGCGTGCGCCTGATGAAATAGATGGCGTTCAAAGCCTGCAGGATCGAGGCCTTCGGCTTTACCCCAGATCGCTCCGGCATGGAAGCTTACTGGCTTGTTCAGGTCCTTGGCCAGAATTTGTAGGATGTGATTTTTATTTTTGTAGGAGGGGCTCTTGCCGGTGCTGTGAATGATAAAGGTGCCGATGTGCCCGTGATTCTCTTTTTCCATGATGGGGTCCCAGTATCCGAAGAAGTGTCCGCTATAGGCGCTGGCTTTCTGTTTCGGGCTGCGACGAGCGAGACCTGTGACAGGGCGGATCCCCTTGGCGTCGCCTTTGATTTGGAAGGAAGAGTTGACTTCAAAGTGGTGCTGACCACGTAACATGGTAATCGTGCGTGTTTCGGTAATTTCAGTTTCGCCGATTTGAATGGCAGGGTAGGTGAGTTTGAATTTTAGACGCACCGGGCCTTGCTCGATCGTTGTCTGTTTGGCAAACACGGGACTGGTATGGAGTTTGCCTTTGCTGTCGAGATAGCCGACGCCTCCGCAGCCAAGTGAACTCCCGACCTTATAGCCGTCGAGTCCGGTGCCGTTGTCGGTGTGGTAGTGGGCGTCACCTTTGGCATACCATTCGTTGGCCACCGGACGACGAACGGATTTGGTCCAGACATCAATGCCACCACGGGCATTTTCTGCGGCGAGTGCCGGCCCGTATGCTCGGTAGGCGATGCGGTCATTTTCCCAGACAAAGTCATCTTTACGTTCGGGAACAAAGCGGGCGAGCATCGGGTTCTGCTCGAGGCGGGGTTTGAGTTTTCCACATGCGAGGATTTGGAAAGTTCGTTTTTCGTTAGGGGTGAAATCGCTGATGAAAAGCAGGGCGTCTGGGCTTCCGTCCTGATTATTGTCCACCACCTGACAAGGCAGGAAATAGCTACTGACGCTGTCCCGGACGGCGATGTTCTCAGCGTTTGCCTTGGGCACCAGTGTGGTGATTTTTTTCCATGGTACGCTGACAACTTCATTGAGTCGGACATCCTTGTCCGGGTTTTGAGCTTGAAGCTTGGCGGTGCTGGATTGTTTGAGAATCAGGTGTTTGTGCAGTTCATGCGCCACTTGTAAAAAGCCTCCAACACCGTAAACCGCAGTTTGTTCATAGCTGACGGTTCGCGGGTCTTGGCCGATCGGTTGAACAAAGCCAAGCTTGCCATCGGGGTGGACATTTTGCACGAGGCGTTTCCAGCCTTTGACAACTGCCGGGAGGTAGGTCTTTTCGTCAAGGAAGCCGTTGTTCACTCCCCAGATAAAACCATAGGTAAAAAAGGCAGTTCCGGAGGACTCCGGGCTCGGGTAACTTGCGGGGTCTAACAGCGATGCTCGCCAAGACCCGTCGGCTTGCTGGATGGCTTTGAGTTTCGCTGCCATTTGCTTGAATTGTTCGATATACTTGGGGCGTGTCGGGTGATCATGGGGGAGGTATTGCAAAACGTGGCAGAGTCCGGCAAAGACCCATCCGTTGCCGCGTGACCAGAAGACTTTTTCTCCATTTTTTTCACGAGGTTCAAAGTACTTGGAATCGCGGAAGTAGAGTTGGCTCTCCTTGTCGTAGAGGTAGTCCGAGGTTTTCCACCAGAGTTCATCGAGTTTTTCGAGGTAGAGCTCATTACCTGTTGCCGCGTAGAGCATGGTGAGGGTTGGCGGAGACATATACAGAGCGTCGCACCAGGCCCATTCCCGCATATGGATGTGGTTGACCCAGAGTAAGGACTCATCGTGGGGTCGGTCTGCGAAGCGGAGCATGCCACGGCGTGTGGGCTCGAGCTGATGTGTCAGTTCGTCCCGGAGGTAGTGCCAGAGGTGGAGTTGGCCGACACAGTGGTCGTCACCAAAGTGGGGGCGGGGTCCGAGCTGGTAGTTGAGGTCGGCAGACACCTTGAGAAGCGCTTCACGGTATTTTTGGGCACCCGTTGTTTGGGCGTGGGCGAGCAGTCCGGTCCAGAGTGCTCCCTCGGTCCAGTCCCAGTCGGCTCGCTCGTAGGGGTTGGCGAGCTGCCAGTCGGCTACGGCACTGGCAACTTTCACAATCGTCTCAGGCTGGAGCTCGTCGGAGAAGGCAGGCTGAGGCGTAATTTCGGCCCATGCAGTGATGCTTGTACAGGTAGCTGCAATGATCGTGGTGAGTGTCTTGGGTGGTTTCATCTGGATAAAATACTGTGTGAGATTTAGTAAGGTGAGTTGTCTGCTAATAGGGGGTGCCTACGGCGAATGGGAGTTAATTCGCCCTACCTGTGACTCATGGAAATGGGTAAGCGTGGTGAGGATGGTAAGGGTGGCTAGCTATTCCAAGAGTTGAATGTTGAGATGGTAAAAGCGTTTTGTTGAATCGTTCTGGTCGATAAGGGTCAGGGTTTTAGAGTTTTTGTCGAGTTGGAAGTTAGATGATTGTGAGGAGATCAAGGTGTAGGGTGAGCCATAGATACTCGCAGCTACCTCGGTCCAATCGATGAGGTTGGTGCTTGTTTCCAAAATAGAGATCAGGGAGTGGCTTTCTGGGTGTGAAGGGAGAATAACATCACGGTTGCTTGTTGTGAGTAGTTGGTGTGGTTCCTGATGTTTGCTGGTGTGGATGTAGTATTCCAGCAGGTTGCTCAGACCGCTGTGGTTGTCATCATCGTCCGGTGATCCAGAGATGTTGTTTTGGGTTTTCCAATCGAGGTAGCTGGTTTGTTTGTCGCCAATTTTTGAGAGAATGCGCGTGTTGTAGTTGGTGTAAGTGGAATAGATACCTTTTAACCAGAGCAAGCTTTCACTACGTTGGTGGTTTTTGGGAACAAAGGGGCGGATGTTGTCCTCGCTGGAGTTTTGAGTGACGGACTCCCAGGAGAAGCTTAGGCCTCCATCGGTGGTGGTTCCTTTCCAAAGTTCGTAGCGTGAATCGGCGTTGAGCGGGACGTTGGTGGTGGAGCTTAGGTCAAAGGGAGAGGCGGCGTTACTGGAAATGTAAACGACGTTGGGACGTTCGGGGTCGATACAGATGCCGCCTGCATAGTCGTCTTCACGTTCATAGAGTGGTCGTCCCGCATGGGCGATAAAGCGTTTTTGCCATTCGGTGCCGGTCCACCGGGCGTAGTAATAGTAAATTCGGTCATGTTGCCAACCCGAGCCAGTGACGTTGTCCTTTTGGACAGTAAATGTGATGACTGGATCATTGTTCTTTTGTTGCTGG contains the following coding sequences:
- a CDS encoding glycoside hydrolase family 88 protein codes for the protein MKPPKTLTTIIAATCTSITAWAEITPQPAFSDELQPETIVKVASAVADWQLANPYERADWDWTEGALWTGLLAHAQTTGAQKYREALLKVSADLNYQLGPRPHFGDDHCVGQLHLWHYLRDELTHQLEPTRRGMLRFADRPHDESLLWVNHIHMREWAWCDALYMSPPTLTMLYAATGNELYLEKLDELWWKTSDYLYDKESQLYFRDSKYFEPREKNGEKVFWSRGNGWVFAGLCHVLQYLPHDHPTRPKYIEQFKQMAAKLKAIQQADGSWRASLLDPASYPSPESSGTAFFTYGFIWGVNNGFLDEKTYLPAVVKGWKRLVQNVHPDGKLGFVQPIGQDPRTVSYEQTAVYGVGGFLQVAHELHKHLILKQSSTAKLQAQNPDKDVRLNEVVSVPWKKITTLVPKANAENIAVRDSVSSYFLPCQVVDNNQDGSPDALLFISDFTPNEKRTFQILACGKLKPRLEQNPMLARFVPERKDDFVWENDRIAYRAYGPALAAENARGGIDVWTKSVRRPVANEWYAKGDAHYHTDNGTGLDGYKVGSSLGCGGVGYLDSKGKLHTSPVFAKQTTIEQGPVRLKFKLTYPAIQIGETEITETRTITMLRGQHHFEVNSSFQIKGDAKGIRPVTGLARRSPKQKASAYSGHFFGYWDPIMEKENHGHIGTFIIHSTGKSPSYKNKNHILQILAKDLNKPVSFHAGAIWGKAEGLDPAGFERHLFHQAHAITHPILVQ
- the abc-f gene encoding ribosomal protection-like ABC-F family protein, translating into MLIIRKLTKTLGGRTLFEDADMTINWGERVALVGPNGAGKSTLFKQILKEDKPDSGKIDLDEYAITGYLAQEAGDPGDETILEIAISTTPEMAKAIRTMREHEAAGTTDDADYHAAQDHFDANNGYALEPKAKKILAGLGFEADAYDQPANKFSGGWIMRAHLAQLLVKEPDLLMLDEPTNHLDLMALIWLQRYLKNYPGALLMISHDRDFMDELIETVYEIDEEKLISYTGNYTSYLEQRNKRYQQKVQAYRNQNKEIERVQEFIDRFRSVTSKAAQVQSRIKTLEKMKRLPKPIAPRKVFKFSFPQPKRSNQKVIELEKVHKAYGDKVIYESLDLTIERGDRMVLVGPNGAGKSTLLKILAGQLEFDSGERKCGYNTNLGYYSQHRTESMDEANTVLEEVMASGGDMREDEARSILGSFLFRRADVHKKVRVLSGGEKSRLNLVKFLVNPPNLLLMDEPTTHLDIISIEALVQALKHYEGTLVFISHDVHFIRNLADTTLHVDNGKLTRYAGGYDYYLEKSGLDDNRGAVTS
- a CDS encoding SDR family oxidoreductase, whose translation is MKLFNLEGKTALVTGCKRGIGMAMAKGLAEAGANIIGVSASLEKDGSAVEKAVTDLGRTFTAYTCDFSDRAAVKAFTAQVLKEHGAPDILVNNAGTIMRAPAAEHPDDFWDQVIEVNLNAQFVISREFGAAMIQRGSGKIIFTASLLTFQGGITVPGYAASKGGIGQLTKALANEWAGKGINVNAIAPGYIATDNTQALQEDPVRSEQILSRIPAGRWGKPEDFVGPAVFLASEAANYVNGEILVVDGGWMAR
- the kduI gene encoding 5-dehydro-4-deoxy-D-glucuronate isomerase, yielding MNSHTTRCFDAMRHADTQQLRDSYILEDLFNINELQLVYTDLDRAIVGSAVPTDTPLTLKAGDQLRSDYFCQRRELGVINFGNKGSITVDGTSYPLEKLECLYVGKGSQTISFQSENGEAPAQFYLLSYPAHTSYPTAHAKIEDANKLELGSPEESNERHLYQYIHENGLQSCQLVMGFTVLQSGSVWNTMPPHTHDRRSEVYCYFDIAENHQVAHFMGKPQETRVLWMQEKHAVLSPSWSIHSGAGTGSYSFAWGMGGENQRFDDMDGFAITELR